One window of the Diospyros lotus cultivar Yz01 chromosome 12, ASM1463336v1, whole genome shotgun sequence genome contains the following:
- the LOC127787002 gene encoding uncharacterized protein LOC127787002 — protein MATGWVKSLQCKSRAVNDVVHHHITTTVSSCRRSVSLNDVVEPTKQNPRKMPKQPPPPRQPSSDDATRRRRSRAPEAILPALTELPGGHPSRNVVEIIFHTRWSPKAFSGRVEMVFKVQNLPRTVTRFEEYRERVKSRAAAADGVQEDHARCRADGNEVMRFHCLGSTGGDPGYDAGCGASWRFHGGKGTAICTYAESGRAHESAGGGRGRRAMLVCRVIAGRVCKRVGLDALLEERKGFDSVSGNGGELLVFDSRAVLPCFLIIYKL, from the coding sequence ATGGCGACTGGCTGGGTCAAGTCTCTGCAATGCAAATCAAGAGCAGTAAACGACGTCGTCCACCACCATATTACCACTACCGTTTCAAGTTGCAGAAGAAGTGTAAGCCTCAATGATGTCGTTGAACCCACCAAACAGAATCCTAGGAAGATGCCCAAACAACCGCCGCCGCCGAGACAACCCAGTTCCGACGATGCCACCCGCCGCCGGCGCTCACGTGCTCCGGAGGCAATCTTGCCAGCGCTGACCGAGCTGCCGGGGGGCCACCCGTCGCGCAACGTAGTGGAGATAATCTTCCACACGAGGTGGTCGCCCAAGGCCTTCTCCGGTCGGGTCGAGATGGTCTTCAAGGTCCAGAATCTGCCCCGGACCGTGACCCGGTTTGAGGAGTACAGGGAGAGAGTCAAGTCCCGGGCGGCTGCCGCAGACGGCGTCCAAGAGGACCACGCGCGTTGCAGGGCGGATGGCAATGAGGTGATGAGGTTCCACTGCTTGGGTTCGACAGGGGGAGATCCGGGTTACGACGCCGGGTGTGGTGCCTCGTGGAGGTTCCACGGCGGGAAGGGGACGGCGATATGCACGTATGCGGAGAGCGGCAGAGCCCACGAGTCCGCCGGCGGCGGGAGGGGGCGGAGGGCAATGCTGGTATGCAGGGTGATTGCGGGTCGGGTGTGTAAGCGTGTCGGGTTGGACGCCTTGTTGGAGGAAAGAAAGGGGTTTGACTCGGTGAGTGGGAACGGTGGCGAGTTGCTCGTGTTTGACTCGCGTGCGGTATTGCCTTGTTTTCTCATCATCTACAAATTGTAA